The Candidatus Neomarinimicrobiota bacterium genome contains the following window.
ACAGCCTGGTTCTCATTTAGATATTTCAGACCATGGTTTCGACAGGATCGGGCAAATTTCTCCAAAATGCTGGGTGTGCTCAGTGAGTTCATCCGGTCAGCCAGCATTCTCCAGGTTTTCGATCGTACGGATTGGGCGCTGGGCCGGGTACGTAAATCCACCGAGGAGTTCAACAGCTTCAGTATTAAGATGAACTGGATCAACTACGGTATTTTTCAGGGCTTGGGATCCATGGAAGTAGCTGCTACAGTCATTGTGCTCATGCTGGGTGTAAAATGGGTAGGCGAGGGAACCCTTACGGTAGGGGCTTTGGTTTTGTTTGCCCAGTACATCGCTCAAATCTATTGGCCCATCTTCATGTTTACCGAGCAAATCTCGCAACTGCAGTCAGCAGGTGGTGCCGCAGATCGGATCTTTTCAACTCTTGAGACCAAGCCTTATATTGCCACCAAAACAAACCCCAAACTATTACCAAAAACCATCAGAAGTATCCGGTTTGAGAATGTCAGCTTTGGCTACTCGGATGCTGATAGAATCATTAATGATATGTCCTTTGAGATTAGAGGTGGGGATCAGGTTGCTTTTGTTGGTCCTACTGGCGGTGGCAAATCAACAGTCATTAATTTGATCTGCCGCTTTCGTGATCCCCAGGAAGGTCGCATTCTGTTGAATGGTATCGATATTCGTGAATTCGATGTGGCAGAATACCGCAGCCATTTCGGTCTGGTGCTCCAGGATCTGTTTCTCTTTCCAGCATCTATTGAAGAAAATTTACGGGCTTTCCGGGAGGGCGTTACCCGCACCGAGCTGGAAGACTCAACCCGCCTCACTGATATCCATGAAAGCATCCTCTCCAAAACTGAAGGTTATGAAACGGTCCTTAAGGAAAGCGGTGAGGGCTTTTCCTACGGCCAGCGACAATTGATCGCTTTTGCTCGGGCTCTTGCCGTGAAACCCCAGGTTTTGGTCCTCGATGAAGCCACCTCCTCAGTTGATCCCGGTACAGAACTACGCATTCAGGCCACCATGAAGAAACTCACCGAAGGCAGAACCTCCTTTATTGTTGCCCATCGCCTGAGTACTATTCGACGGGCAACGACCATTGTGTTCATCCAGGATGGTGAGATCCTTGAATCCGGCAGCCACGAAGAACTTGTTGCCAGCCAGGGGGCCTATGCTGAACTTCTGACCCATGCAGATTCCACGCAGGAGATGGTCTAATGGCTCTCATCGGTGCCACAAAACATGTGCTGGGCTGGTTCCTGGTCTATTGGAAAAACCGGAAAATCGGTATTTCCTGGGTTGTTTCTGTCACTATCATAAGCATTGCTCTCAGTACAGCCTATCCGGTCATTTTCAAATTTGTTATTGATGCCCTGGTTGAAGGGCAAGCCACTACCGATGTTCGTCTCTACGTCTGGATGATCCTGATTGTGGGGTTGGCTCGAACCCTGGCTCGGTGGGTGCTGCCCTCATCCCGCTATATCATGAATTTACTGTTAGCTATGGATATCAAACTGTTTCACTTTGATAATTTGCTCAAAAAGGATCCGGCCTTCTTCAATCATTATCGTTCAGGTGATCTCATCACCCGTTTTTCGGATGATATTGATGGCGATATGAAATTGAACTGGTTTGCTAACTCAGGAATCATGCGTCCCATTGAAGCCGGATTTACATTGTTGTTCTCCATTGGGGTTATGATGACCCTGCATTGGAAATTGACTCTCCTGGCGATTTCGCCACTACCCCTTATCGTTTGGGCCATGAGCAAAACCGAACACATCCAGCATAAGGCGTATACACGACGCCAGGAGACCATCTCCCAGACCAACAATATTCTGGAAAGTGCCTTCTCTGGGATCAGGATCGTCATTGGCTTTGTCATGGAACAGGCTCAGGAGCGTCTTTTTAAAACCAACATGGAAGAACGCAAAGAGGCTGAAGAACGGGTGGTTTTCATCAGGTCTTTACTGGAAAGTATTGGTAGCTTGATCAATCAGGTTGGACTGGTGATCATATTATTTGTGGGTGGCTATTATGTGATCCACTCTCAGATTAGCATGGGAGATTTCTATGCTTTTATCGCGTATATGACAGGCATTACAGAACCGATCTGGACTATTTCCTGGTTTTTTGTCTCACTCAAAATGGCTGAGACCTCAATTGATAGATTAGAAGAGATCGAGAAAAGTGAAAATCGCATGGCTCACGCTTCCAGTGTATTAACACCAATTCAATCACTTACGATCAAAGACCTGAATTTTCGCTTTCCTGACGAAGAAAAACAGGTGATTAAGGAGATAAATTTCCAGGCTGAGCCAGGCGAGAAGATCGGAATCGTTGGCGAAGTGGGTTCAGGAAAAACGGTTCTGTTGAAGTTGATCTCAGGCTGGTTTATCCCCACCAGTGGTTCTGCAGCTTTGAACCAGGTGAATATGGCTGATCTCAGTGATGCATCCCGAGCGAGTTGCATTGCCTATGTCCCTCAGGATATTGAATTGTTCAGCGGGACGGTGGCAGACAATATCAGCATGGGTCGTAAAGCCAACCGCAGTTTGAGTGCGGTGATCAATACTGCTGTCATCGGTGCTGAATTGGATCCGAAGAAAGTGCTGGAGCAAGGTGGTGTGGGTTTGAGTGGGGGGCAAAGGGCTCGAGTGGCCCTGGCTCGGGCTTTTTATGGAGATACACCGATCTATATTTTTGATGATGTAACATCAGCCCTGGATCTGAATACTGAGAAGATTCTGTGGCGAAATATCAATACGGACTATTCAGAATCGTTATTTTTGGTGGCCACTCACCGGGAAGCCACGGCTGCCGAAATGGATCGGGTGGTCTGGATCAAACAGGGCCGGATCTTT
Protein-coding sequences here:
- a CDS encoding ABC transporter ATP-binding protein — translated: MIANTITITVESCHPSLITRHSHQFFPSILPCFALPESMWWDDDFSLDDDDTKTYSLREMVLGVYPYIRPYKRTFLYAVLWALVGVILVLIQPIILKRIIDKDIPGGDFTALAWSAGLYLVTMVLSAVFGFYSNWMAQKAGIFAVNDLKISLFGHALKLGLPFAESTSTGQLVSRIESDPQRIIAVTSTMAQRLLMSFGMIIGAFVILAAVDVRFLVITLSIFPLVIFTAWFSFRYFRPWFRQDRANFSKMLGVLSEFIRSASILQVFDRTDWALGRVRKSTEEFNSFSIKMNWINYGIFQGLGSMEVAATVIVLMLGVKWVGEGTLTVGALVLFAQYIAQIYWPIFMFTEQISQLQSAGGAADRIFSTLETKPYIATKTNPKLLPKTIRSIRFENVSFGYSDADRIINDMSFEIRGGDQVAFVGPTGGGKSTVINLICRFRDPQEGRILLNGIDIREFDVAEYRSHFGLVLQDLFLFPASIEENLRAFREGVTRTELEDSTRLTDIHESILSKTEGYETVLKESGEGFSYGQRQLIAFARALAVKPQVLVLDEATSSVDPGTELRIQATMKKLTEGRTSFIVAHRLSTIRRATTIVFIQDGEILESGSHEELVASQGAYAELLTHADSTQEMV
- a CDS encoding ABC transporter ATP-binding protein, with the translated sequence MALIGATKHVLGWFLVYWKNRKIGISWVVSVTIISIALSTAYPVIFKFVIDALVEGQATTDVRLYVWMILIVGLARTLARWVLPSSRYIMNLLLAMDIKLFHFDNLLKKDPAFFNHYRSGDLITRFSDDIDGDMKLNWFANSGIMRPIEAGFTLLFSIGVMMTLHWKLTLLAISPLPLIVWAMSKTEHIQHKAYTRRQETISQTNNILESAFSGIRIVIGFVMEQAQERLFKTNMEERKEAEERVVFIRSLLESIGSLINQVGLVIILFVGGYYVIHSQISMGDFYAFIAYMTGITEPIWTISWFFVSLKMAETSIDRLEEIEKSENRMAHASSVLTPIQSLTIKDLNFRFPDEEKQVIKEINFQAEPGEKIGIVGEVGSGKTVLLKLISGWFIPTSGSAALNQVNMADLSDASRASCIAYVPQDIELFSGTVADNISMGRKANRSLSAVINTAVIGAELDPKKVLEQGGVGLSGGQRARVALARAFYGDTPIYIFDDVTSALDLNTEKILWRNINTDYSESLFLVATHREATAAEMDRVVWIKQGRIFCEGKHVDLLREHDDYRSLFAHD